A DNA window from Selenomonas sp. oral taxon 126 contains the following coding sequences:
- a CDS encoding RES family NAD+ phosphorylase, translating to MYCCIDCFADEEIRDIIQSGNIKDTCDFCGTHNTYVYDIEASSAITELFDPLLDIYTPISLLPHSFPHQHTGLIKDILCHDWQIFKLPPDVIYKLITTLCADRYKEQPDLFNHPIGIFEIQNIDYLKAHSILKGYEWADFDAGIKTKNRFHSNFINTDKLDSFLQCVIDTYHKGKKVMFRSRICPTKEGFKPSNMGAPPNHAAKDGRVNPAGISVLYLSNSEETTLREVRAGLYDFVTVGRFALQQDINIINLTKIDRISPFLRIPYGFNLTEYAINRPHLRIIAHEIAKPLRNANILEYLPTQYICDFIRSKGYDGIEYKSTMHEGGVNLAIFEPNLFKCTRTKVYDITSITYKYNELKRSTQ from the coding sequence ATGTATTGTTGCATTGATTGCTTTGCGGATGAAGAAATCCGAGATATCATACAAAGTGGAAACATAAAAGACACTTGTGATTTTTGTGGAACTCATAATACTTATGTATATGATATTGAAGCAAGCTCTGCCATCACAGAGCTCTTTGATCCGCTATTGGACATATATACTCCTATATCACTTTTACCGCATAGTTTTCCACATCAGCATACAGGTTTAATCAAAGATATTCTTTGCCATGATTGGCAAATATTTAAGTTGCCACCTGATGTAATTTATAAGCTAATTACAACGCTATGTGCAGATAGGTATAAAGAACAACCCGATCTATTCAATCATCCTATAGGTATTTTCGAAATTCAGAATATAGATTATTTGAAAGCCCATTCTATTCTAAAAGGATACGAATGGGCAGATTTTGATGCAGGAATTAAAACAAAAAACCGATTTCACAGCAATTTTATCAACACAGATAAATTGGATTCATTCTTACAATGTGTAATAGACACGTACCATAAAGGCAAGAAAGTGATGTTCCGCTCACGGATTTGTCCCACAAAAGAAGGATTCAAACCTTCTAATATGGGGGCACCACCAAATCATGCGGCAAAAGACGGCAGGGTAAATCCCGCCGGCATCAGCGTACTTTATCTCTCTAACTCAGAAGAAACAACATTGCGTGAAGTTCGTGCGGGTCTATATGATTTCGTTACCGTAGGGAGATTCGCACTACAGCAAGATATAAATATAATCAACCTTACAAAGATCGACCGTATCAGTCCGTTTCTGCGTATCCCTTACGGATTCAATTTAACAGAATATGCGATCAACCGTCCCCACCTGAGAATAATTGCTCATGAAATTGCAAAACCTCTCCGAAATGCCAACATATTGGAATATCTGCCAACACAGTATATTTGTGACTTCATACGCAGTAAAGGATATGACGGCATCGAATACAAAAGTACGATGCACGAAGGCGGAGTGAATTTGGCAATATTTGAACCTAACCTATTCAAATGCACAAGAACAAAAGTATATGATATAACTTCGATTACCTATAAGTACAACGAGCTAAAAAGGAGCACCCAATGA
- a CDS encoding class I SAM-dependent DNA methyltransferase, with the protein MITGALKNKIDQIWNDMFSYGMSNPLVVIEQLTYLFFIKSLDDMETENEKAAEIFGTDFTRIFPADAAGQEMRWSVFQHKKAEDIHAILRDRVFPFIKQLRGDTSSYTRYMENAVFSLPDPLITEKVVTAITALPLSDRDLKGDLYEYMISKLQTAGRVGQFRTPRHIIRMMVRLMQPTLRDRIIDPACGTGGFLVGAGSFVREHYDRELRTDLRLRAHFQNEMFTGYDTDQTMLRITAMNSILHGMDGADIRFNDALSKNNTDADRYTLVLANPPFKGSLDGQNVAGNLTAKVKTTKTELLFVALFLRVLDAGGRCACIVPDGVLFGASRAHKDLRKELVDHNLLQAVISIPSGVFKPYAGVSTAILIFTKTGTGGTERVWFYDMKSDGYSLDDKREPLADGGDIEDIVQRFTHMEEETERPRTAQSFLVPVDEIRTNGYDLSINKYKEIEYVPQEYPPPQEILADIRGLYRELDGLLADLEQKI; encoded by the coding sequence ATGATAACAGGCGCACTCAAAAATAAAATCGACCAGATTTGGAACGATATGTTTTCCTACGGAATGTCGAATCCGCTCGTTGTGATCGAGCAGCTCACCTATCTGTTCTTCATCAAGTCACTCGACGATATGGAGACGGAGAACGAGAAGGCGGCGGAGATCTTCGGCACAGACTTCACGCGCATCTTCCCTGCGGACGCAGCGGGGCAGGAGATGCGTTGGAGCGTCTTTCAGCACAAAAAGGCGGAGGACATCCATGCCATCCTGCGTGACAGGGTATTCCCTTTCATCAAGCAACTGCGCGGAGATACGAGTTCCTACACGCGGTATATGGAAAACGCCGTCTTCTCCCTGCCCGACCCGCTCATCACGGAGAAGGTCGTCACCGCCATCACCGCGCTCCCGCTGAGTGACCGAGATCTCAAGGGCGACCTCTACGAGTATATGATCTCAAAGCTCCAGACTGCCGGCCGCGTCGGGCAGTTCCGCACGCCGCGCCACATCATCCGTATGATGGTGCGGCTCATGCAGCCGACCCTGCGCGACCGCATCATCGACCCCGCCTGCGGGACAGGCGGCTTCCTCGTCGGTGCGGGCTCGTTCGTGCGCGAACACTACGACAGGGAGCTGCGGACGGATCTCAGACTGCGGGCGCATTTCCAGAACGAGATGTTCACGGGCTACGACACCGACCAGACCATGCTCCGTATCACGGCGATGAACAGCATCCTGCACGGCATGGACGGCGCCGACATCCGCTTCAACGACGCCCTCTCGAAGAACAATACGGACGCGGACAGATACACCCTCGTCCTCGCGAATCCCCCGTTCAAAGGCTCGCTCGACGGGCAGAACGTCGCGGGCAATCTCACGGCAAAGGTCAAGACGACGAAGACCGAGCTGCTCTTTGTCGCGCTCTTTTTGCGCGTCCTCGACGCGGGCGGGCGCTGTGCTTGCATCGTTCCCGACGGCGTGCTCTTTGGTGCGTCGCGCGCCCACAAGGATCTGCGCAAGGAGCTCGTCGACCACAACCTCCTACAGGCGGTCATCTCCATACCCTCGGGTGTATTCAAGCCCTACGCAGGTGTCTCCACCGCGATCCTCATATTCACGAAGACGGGCACGGGCGGCACAGAGCGCGTCTGGTTCTACGACATGAAGTCTGACGGCTACTCACTCGACGACAAGCGCGAGCCGCTTGCGGATGGCGGCGACATCGAGGACATCGTGCAGAGGTTCACCCATATGGAGGAGGAGACGGAGCGCCCACGCACCGCACAGAGCTTCCTCGTGCCCGTGGATGAGATTCGCACGAACGGCTACGATCTCTCGATCAATAAATATAAGGAGATCGAGTATGTGCCGCAGGAGTATCCGCCCCCGCAGGAAATCCTCGCGGACATACGCGGACTCTATCGGGAACTGGACGGGCTGCTTGCGGATTTGGAGCAGAAAATATAG
- a CDS encoding restriction endonuclease subunit S, translating into MKLRLSDIYELQMGKTPARNMPEFWNGTNAWVSISDLTQNSKYISQTKECITDEAVSRTNIKKVPKDTLLMSFKLSLGKVAITATDIYTNEAIMAFIDKKVHDVDIHFMYHYFQAIDWTIGTNKAVKGITLNKSSLSEKVIELPPIQIQRKIAEHLDKLSAVEENIQCQLSLFDKLVKSQFVEMFGDPVTNPMGWEIFPLKELTSKIGSGATPKGGNASYKEQGISLIRSMNVYNGYFDYEGLAHIDEKQASLLDNVILESNDVLLNITGASVARCCIVPNDILPARVNQHVCILRCDQAQIIPMFLNAVFISEQYQAKLWNIAEAGATRQALSKEKIEVLPIIKPPLTLQNEFAAFVEQVDKSEFLLRQLLEKQQTLKKALMQEYFS; encoded by the coding sequence ATGAAGCTACGACTAAGCGATATATATGAACTTCAAATGGGCAAAACCCCCGCAAGAAATATGCCCGAGTTTTGGAATGGGACAAATGCGTGGGTATCCATATCCGATTTAACACAAAATAGCAAATACATCTCTCAGACAAAGGAATGTATCACCGACGAAGCTGTTTCTCGCACAAACATAAAAAAAGTCCCGAAAGATACCTTATTGATGAGTTTCAAATTATCTTTGGGCAAAGTCGCTATTACTGCTACGGACATTTACACCAATGAAGCCATCATGGCGTTCATTGATAAAAAGGTGCATGATGTAGATATTCACTTTATGTACCACTATTTTCAAGCAATCGACTGGACGATAGGAACGAACAAAGCCGTAAAAGGAATTACCCTGAACAAAAGTAGTCTGTCTGAAAAAGTGATTGAACTCCCCCCCATCCAAATACAGAGAAAAATTGCTGAACACTTGGATAAATTGAGTGCTGTAGAAGAAAATATTCAGTGTCAGCTTTCTCTTTTTGACAAGCTCGTCAAATCACAATTTGTAGAGATGTTCGGGGATCCTGTGACAAATCCGATGGGGTGGGAAATCTTCCCATTAAAAGAACTCACGTCGAAAATTGGCTCAGGAGCTACTCCGAAAGGAGGAAATGCCAGTTATAAAGAGCAAGGGATTAGCTTGATTCGGAGTATGAATGTTTATAACGGCTACTTTGATTATGAAGGTCTTGCCCACATTGACGAAAAACAAGCATCTCTGTTAGATAATGTGATCCTTGAGTCCAATGATGTTCTACTCAATATTACGGGCGCATCTGTCGCTCGCTGTTGTATTGTTCCTAATGATATTTTACCCGCAAGAGTAAATCAACACGTCTGTATTCTCAGATGTGATCAAGCACAAATCATACCAATGTTCTTAAATGCGGTGTTTATCAGCGAGCAATATCAAGCAAAACTGTGGAATATCGCCGAGGCAGGTGCAACACGGCAAGCACTTAGCAAAGAAAAAATAGAAGTCTTGCCCATCATAAAACCACCCCTCACCCTACAAAACGAATTTGCTGCCTTTGTCGAACAGGTCGACAAATCGGAATTCTTGCTTCGTCAGCTCCTCGAAAAACAGCAGACATTGAAAAAAGCCCTTATGCAGGAGTATTTTTCCTGA
- the xerA gene encoding site-specific tyrosine recombinase/integron integrase, with the protein MKDLLITEILQEMLPHLDNAQMIQLQSTLTRCLAAHEVTAHNPAEEIATAITSSELLTMFLAAKKVEGCSSKTIRYYESTLRHLLAASARHITHLTTDDLRGYLSDYQERSTCSRTNIDNIRRILSSFFAWLEDENYILKSPVRRIHKIKTAKVIKETYTDEALEQMRDHSAHIRDLAMIDLLASTGMRVGELVRLNRSDIDFERRECIVFGKGSKERPVYFDARTKIHLRSYLDSRTDENPALFVSLQRPHKRLQISGVEIRLRKIGRRLGIARVHPHKFRRTLATRAIDKGMPIEQVQQLLGHSKIETTMAYAMVDQSNVKRSHQKYIA; encoded by the coding sequence ATGAAAGACCTCCTTATCACCGAGATCCTGCAGGAGATGCTGCCCCATCTGGACAACGCGCAGATGATACAGCTGCAGTCCACGCTCACGCGCTGCCTTGCCGCGCATGAGGTCACGGCGCACAACCCCGCCGAGGAGATTGCGACCGCCATCACGAGCAGCGAACTCCTCACGATGTTCCTCGCCGCGAAGAAGGTCGAGGGGTGCAGTAGTAAGACCATCCGCTACTATGAGAGTACGCTCCGACACCTGCTTGCTGCCTCCGCGCGCCACATCACCCACCTCACGACCGACGACCTGCGCGGCTACCTGTCCGACTATCAGGAGCGGAGCACGTGCAGCCGCACGAACATCGACAACATCCGTCGGATTCTATCGAGCTTCTTTGCATGGCTGGAGGATGAGAACTACATCCTAAAGAGTCCCGTGCGGCGCATCCACAAGATCAAGACGGCGAAGGTCATCAAGGAGACCTATACGGACGAGGCGTTGGAGCAGATGCGCGACCACAGCGCACATATCCGCGACCTCGCGATGATCGACCTGCTCGCCTCGACGGGGATGCGCGTCGGTGAACTCGTGCGTCTGAACCGTAGCGACATAGATTTTGAGCGGCGCGAGTGCATCGTCTTCGGCAAGGGGAGCAAGGAGCGCCCCGTCTACTTCGACGCGCGCACGAAGATTCATCTGCGGAGCTATCTGGACAGCCGCACGGACGAGAATCCCGCGCTCTTCGTCTCGCTCCAACGCCCGCACAAACGCCTGCAGATCAGCGGCGTGGAGATCCGCCTCCGCAAGATTGGGCGGCGGCTCGGCATCGCGCGGGTACATCCGCACAAGTTCCGTCGGACACTCGCGACGCGCGCGATTGACAAGGGTATGCCCATCGAGCAAGTGCAGCAGCTCCTCGGTCACAGCAAGATTGAGACGACAATGGCGTATGCGATGGTCGATCAGAGCAACGTCAAACGCTCCCATCAAAAATACATTGCATGA
- a CDS encoding restriction endonuclease subunit S — MFGDLAFNPHTWKTIPLVDACTDRDDIKCGPFGTQLGKHEYTKEGIPLWGIPQINASFSTPPTDFITEKKSEQLEAYSILAGDIAMSRKGNVGKCAIYPQNFSRGIIHSDVLRIRLNHKICNPYFMMHQLHFSRVVESQIDAVSSGAVMAGINVTKLKNIFVHIPPLDLQNEFAAFVEQADKSEFITRILAIFLKKYHNVIKYP, encoded by the coding sequence TTGTTTGGGGACTTAGCGTTTAATCCGCACACTTGGAAAACAATCCCCCTCGTAGACGCTTGTACTGACAGAGACGATATAAAATGTGGACCTTTTGGCACACAGCTAGGAAAACACGAATATACAAAAGAAGGTATCCCTCTCTGGGGGATTCCCCAAATTAACGCTTCGTTTTCAACACCGCCAACGGATTTTATTACAGAGAAGAAGTCCGAACAGCTGGAAGCATATTCTATATTAGCCGGAGATATTGCAATGTCTCGAAAGGGCAATGTTGGGAAGTGTGCCATCTATCCCCAAAACTTTTCAAGAGGAATCATTCACTCAGATGTATTGAGGATTCGTTTGAATCACAAAATCTGTAATCCATACTTCATGATGCACCAATTACATTTTAGCCGTGTAGTTGAATCCCAAATAGATGCGGTAAGCAGTGGCGCAGTTATGGCAGGTATCAATGTTACAAAGCTAAAAAATATCTTTGTGCACATCCCTCCCCTCGACCTACAAAACGAATTTGCCGCCTTTGTCGAACAAGCCGACAAATCGGAATTCATCACGCGGATTCTTGCTATTTTCCTCAAAAAATATCATAATGTTATCAAATATCCGTAA
- a CDS encoding DEAD/DEAH box helicase family protein, which produces MTNFDFLKDEQQFAAFSEACIEAEKSIAASPALCALGVRKSAELAVKWLYSVDSSLRLPYKDNFSALIYNPSFTASVDDSIMSSLRYIIKLGNFSAHTNKKVSYREAVLSLKNLFAFILFIDYCYGANYAERAFDESLLADDTKPTLSKQEMARLRTELDARTAERAALMGEMDALRAELASLRAQNAAERTAPPAQPETEADTRRTIIDIDLRAMGWTFDADCMREVPVIGLPTDSGKGYVDYVLYGANHKPLAVVEAKRTSVDPEVGREQARCYADALEQMTGQRPLIFYTNGYDTYFWDDLAYPPRQVYSVFARGDLERIMSRRTQAQTFERMTINPRITDRAYQKEAIHSVCAAFRACRRKALLVMATGTGKTRTVISLVDVLLSAGWVTNVLFLADRTELVRQAKQAFTEHLPNLSTCNLLDRTNANPAARAIFSTYPTIMNAIDEMRTADGARLFTPGHFDLVIIDEAHRSIFKKYRAIFRYFDALIVGLTATPKTDVDHNTYDFFDMEDDMPTYAYEYETALREGYLADYHCIATQLHIPTKGVTYAELSDEERTRYEDAFDEGETPPEMIAPSEINRIYFNVNTTRRIIADLMEKGLKIEGGDKLGKTIIFARSHDHAEHIATVFDAFYPAYHGEFARVIDHAVKGHQKLLDDFRDPAKLPQIAISVDMLDTGIDIHEILNLVFYKSVFSKAKFWQMFGRGTRLCKDLFGAGKDKTVFYIFDYMGNFAFFAQNPKTIDAAAGKSLAERAFGLKVRIIEELQKPAYQTEELQSFRTALAGEISAAIGALNPDLFAVRQQLAAVQKYGAPAALNALDITAAEEIIARLAPLIPPTEGDEGARRLDVILYRMMLARAAHETASYDGAAKTVMKIAARLMEKSGIPAVHAAADMLKEIRTAAFWTHADLPAIERIRAELRALMQYLRTEIHTKVINITDEVLSTEVGMRLTKSTALDGYYERANRYVRENENVPALQKLRNNIPLAAEDWAELQRIFWEEVGSAAEFRVFVPGGVQEEDHLGTFVRSLTGLSEDAARAAFSDFLDTALYTEEQIAFVRQIMEWVMKNGTMNEKELGNDQNFGGVSIFKVFHDNKTLVAIAHALKRINANAKQAAA; this is translated from the coding sequence ATGACGAATTTCGACTTTCTGAAGGACGAGCAGCAATTTGCGGCTTTTTCGGAGGCGTGCATCGAGGCGGAGAAGTCCATCGCCGCCAGCCCCGCCCTCTGCGCGCTCGGCGTGCGCAAGAGCGCCGAACTCGCGGTAAAGTGGCTCTACTCGGTGGACAGCTCGCTCCGTCTCCCGTACAAGGACAATTTCTCCGCGCTCATCTATAACCCGTCCTTCACCGCCTCGGTCGATGACAGCATCATGAGCAGTCTGCGCTATATCATCAAGCTGGGCAATTTCTCCGCACACACGAATAAAAAAGTCAGCTACCGCGAGGCAGTGCTCTCGCTCAAAAATCTCTTTGCCTTCATTCTCTTCATCGACTACTGCTATGGCGCGAACTACGCAGAGCGCGCCTTTGACGAGAGTCTGCTCGCGGACGATACGAAGCCGACCCTCTCAAAACAGGAGATGGCACGTCTGCGCACGGAGCTGGATGCACGCACTGCCGAGCGCGCCGCCCTCATGGGCGAGATGGATGCGCTGCGTGCGGAGTTAGCGTCGCTGCGCGCACAGAATGCGGCGGAGCGGACTGCTCCGCCCGCACAGCCGGAGACGGAGGCGGACACGCGCCGCACAATCATCGACATCGACCTGCGTGCGATGGGGTGGACGTTCGACGCGGACTGTATGCGCGAAGTCCCCGTGATCGGTCTGCCGACGGACTCGGGCAAGGGGTACGTTGACTATGTGCTCTACGGCGCGAACCACAAGCCGCTCGCCGTCGTCGAGGCAAAGCGCACGAGCGTAGATCCAGAAGTCGGCCGCGAACAGGCACGGTGCTATGCGGATGCGCTTGAGCAGATGACGGGACAGCGCCCGCTGATTTTCTACACGAACGGCTACGACACCTATTTCTGGGATGATCTCGCCTATCCGCCGCGTCAGGTGTACTCCGTCTTTGCGCGCGGCGATTTGGAGCGCATTATGAGCCGCCGCACACAGGCGCAGACGTTCGAGCGCATGACAATCAATCCGCGCATTACCGACCGTGCCTATCAAAAGGAGGCGATTCACAGCGTCTGTGCGGCGTTCCGCGCGTGTCGGCGCAAGGCGCTCCTCGTGATGGCGACGGGCACGGGCAAGACGCGCACGGTAATCTCGCTCGTGGATGTGCTGCTCTCGGCGGGCTGGGTGACGAATGTCCTCTTTCTCGCCGACCGCACGGAGTTGGTACGTCAGGCAAAGCAGGCGTTCACGGAGCATCTGCCGAATCTGTCCACCTGCAATCTCCTTGACCGCACGAATGCCAATCCCGCCGCGCGTGCCATTTTCTCGACCTATCCGACGATCATGAACGCCATCGACGAGATGCGGACGGCGGACGGAGCGCGGCTCTTTACGCCCGGTCATTTCGACCTCGTCATCATCGACGAGGCACACCGCAGCATTTTCAAGAAATACCGCGCAATCTTCCGCTATTTCGACGCGCTCATCGTCGGGCTGACGGCGACGCCCAAGACGGATGTCGATCACAATACCTATGACTTCTTCGACATGGAAGACGATATGCCGACCTATGCCTATGAGTATGAGACGGCGCTGCGCGAGGGCTATCTCGCGGACTATCACTGCATTGCGACGCAGCTGCATATCCCGACAAAGGGCGTGACCTATGCGGAGCTATCCGATGAGGAGCGGACGCGCTATGAGGACGCGTTCGACGAGGGCGAGACGCCGCCCGAGATGATTGCACCGTCGGAGATCAACCGCATCTATTTCAACGTGAATACGACGCGCCGCATCATCGCGGATCTGATGGAAAAGGGTCTGAAGATCGAGGGCGGAGACAAGCTCGGCAAAACGATTATCTTTGCGCGCAGTCACGATCATGCCGAGCATATCGCCACGGTATTTGACGCGTTCTATCCCGCTTATCACGGAGAATTCGCACGTGTGATTGACCATGCGGTCAAGGGGCATCAGAAACTGCTCGATGATTTCCGCGATCCCGCGAAGCTGCCGCAGATCGCCATATCGGTGGATATGCTCGACACGGGCATCGACATCCACGAGATTCTGAATCTCGTCTTCTACAAGTCTGTCTTCTCAAAGGCGAAGTTCTGGCAGATGTTCGGACGCGGGACGCGCCTGTGTAAAGACCTGTTCGGTGCGGGCAAGGATAAGACGGTCTTCTATATCTTCGACTATATGGGGAATTTTGCATTCTTCGCGCAGAATCCGAAGACCATCGACGCGGCGGCAGGCAAATCTCTCGCAGAGCGGGCGTTTGGGCTGAAGGTGCGTATCATCGAGGAGCTGCAAAAGCCGGCGTATCAGACGGAGGAACTGCAATCCTTCCGCACCGCGCTCGCGGGGGAAATCTCCGCCGCCATCGGCGCACTGAATCCTGATCTCTTTGCTGTGCGTCAGCAGCTCGCAGCGGTACAGAAATACGGTGCTCCAGCCGCGCTGAACGCGTTGGACATCACCGCTGCCGAGGAGATCATCGCGCGGCTCGCGCCGCTCATCCCGCCCACAGAGGGCGACGAGGGCGCGCGGCGGCTCGATGTCATCCTCTACCGTATGATGCTCGCGCGCGCCGCGCATGAGACGGCAAGCTATGACGGCGCGGCAAAGACGGTGATGAAGATTGCGGCGCGTCTCATGGAAAAGAGCGGAATCCCCGCCGTGCACGCGGCGGCAGATATGCTCAAGGAGATCCGCACGGCGGCGTTCTGGACGCACGCCGACCTCCCCGCCATCGAGCGCATCCGCGCGGAGCTGCGCGCGCTCATGCAGTATCTGAGAACCGAGATTCACACGAAGGTCATCAATATCACGGACGAGGTACTCAGCACCGAGGTTGGCATGCGGCTCACGAAGAGCACGGCACTCGATGGCTACTATGAGCGCGCGAACCGCTACGTCAGAGAGAACGAGAACGTCCCCGCCCTGCAAAAGCTGCGGAACAACATCCCGCTCGCGGCGGAGGACTGGGCAGAGCTGCAGCGCATCTTCTGGGAGGAGGTCGGCAGTGCGGCAGAGTTCCGCGTGTTCGTCCCCGGCGGCGTGCAGGAGGAGGACCACCTCGGCACATTCGTCCGCTCCCTCACGGGGCTGTCCGAGGATGCCGCCCGCGCCGCCTTCTCCGATTTCCTCGACACAGCCCTCTACACCGAGGAGCAGATCGCCTTCGTGCGTCAGATTATGGAGTGGGTCATGAAGAACGGCACGATGAATGAGAAGGAACTTGGGAACGACCAGAACTTCGGCGGCGTGAGCATTTTCAAGGTGTTTCATGACAACAAGACCCTCGTTGCAATCGCCCACGCCCTCAAGCGCATTAACGCGAATGCAAAGCAGGCGGCGGCGTAG
- a CDS encoding DUF421 domain-containing protein, translating to MLIYSLMLGKLALGLLCLILQINLLGKGNLAPNSATDQVQNYVLGGIIGGVIYNSAISILDFLLVLIAWTLLVLVLKYLKMNSGAIKDFVDGSPAVLIERGKILMDECMRHGMLAHDITLKLRMAGVYYIKDVKRAVLEPNGQLTVIQYGEQNARYPLILDGQLDEDILEFIEKDRVWLNSELRTAGVELKDVYIGEYKDGALAVYPYESA from the coding sequence ATGCTGATCTACTCTCTGATGCTGGGCAAGCTCGCGCTCGGCCTTTTGTGTCTCATCCTCCAGATCAACCTGCTCGGCAAGGGCAACCTCGCGCCGAACTCCGCGACCGATCAGGTGCAGAACTACGTCCTCGGCGGCATCATCGGCGGCGTGATCTACAACAGCGCCATCTCCATTCTGGACTTCCTGCTCGTGCTGATCGCGTGGACGCTGCTCGTGCTGGTTCTGAAATACCTCAAGATGAACAGCGGTGCGATCAAGGACTTCGTCGACGGCAGTCCCGCCGTGCTGATCGAGCGCGGCAAGATCCTCATGGATGAGTGTATGCGGCACGGGATGCTCGCGCATGACATCACGCTGAAACTCCGCATGGCGGGCGTTTACTACATCAAAGACGTGAAACGCGCTGTGCTCGAGCCGAACGGACAGCTCACGGTCATCCAGTACGGCGAGCAGAACGCCCGCTATCCGCTCATCCTCGACGGACAGCTGGATGAGGACATCCTCGAATTCATCGAAAAGGATCGCGTCTGGCTCAACTCCGAGCTGCGCACAGCAGGAGTCGAGCTGAAGGATGTCTACATCGGCGAGTACAAGGACGGCGCACTCGCTGTTTATCCGTATGAGAGCGCGTGA
- a CDS encoding DUF3290 domain-containing protein produces the protein MNFYTYDYITAHSQFGDNVWYVLSFLALAALLFVSVKHLRNRLATRYRDLIVILFLTVAFLGGVQWNDYNRTKSDVEATSRMAQFLNSLSVDLDVPVQKIRTNSTYLKQGMLVDVQGTFYAVTFNADFTSFQYERTHLLNRDVKIVDKED, from the coding sequence TTGAATTTTTATACCTATGACTATATCACGGCGCACAGCCAGTTCGGCGATAATGTCTGGTATGTGCTCTCGTTTCTCGCGCTCGCTGCGCTTCTCTTCGTGAGTGTGAAGCATCTGCGCAACCGCCTTGCGACGCGCTACCGCGACCTCATCGTCATTCTGTTTCTCACGGTCGCATTCCTAGGTGGCGTGCAGTGGAACGACTACAACCGTACAAAGAGCGATGTGGAAGCGACCTCGCGCATGGCGCAGTTCCTCAACAGCCTCAGCGTGGATCTGGATGTACCCGTGCAGAAGATCCGCACCAACTCGACGTATTTGAAGCAGGGAATGCTCGTCGATGTGCAGGGGACATTTTACGCGGTGACGTTCAATGCGGACTTTACCTCGTTCCAGTACGAGCGGACGCATCTCCTGAACCGCGACGTGAAGATTGTGGACAAGGAGGACTGA
- a CDS encoding 4Fe-4S binding protein, whose product MKGELYIKEKRCKGCGICAAFCPKKVLEVSLLGKITPVRPEDCIACGQCEMRCPDFAIFVERRA is encoded by the coding sequence ATGAAGGGTGAGCTGTATATCAAGGAAAAACGGTGCAAGGGCTGCGGCATCTGTGCGGCGTTCTGTCCGAAGAAGGTGCTCGAGGTGAGCCTCCTCGGCAAGATCACGCCGGTGCGCCCCGAGGACTGCATCGCGTGCGGGCAGTGCGAGATGCGCTGCCCCGATTTTGCGATTTTCGTAGAGAGGAGGGCGTGA